The Phycodurus eques isolate BA_2022a chromosome 17, UOR_Pequ_1.1, whole genome shotgun sequence nucleotide sequence ATGAAGGGCAACCCGGTCCACTAGAGAAGTAGGTgtcacatgatgatgatgatgatgatggacttCCTGCTGAGCGGAGCGGCGGCGTGCGGCGCGTGCCTGGTGACCAACCCGCTGGAGGTGGTCAAGACTCGCATGCAGCTGCAAGGAGAGCTCAAGAGCCGGGGCAGCTATCGGGTTTATTACCGTAATGTCTTCCACGCGTTCTACACCATCGCCAAAGTGGACGGCGTGGCCGGCTTGCAGAAAGGCCTCGTGCCCGGACTGTGGTATCAGTTTTGTATGAACGGAGTCCGACTGGGCTCGTACGCCGTCATCGAATCCTCGGGCTAACATCCACACGGATGGAAGGGTCAGCGGACCCAAGACCGTCGCAGCTGGAGCGGCGGCGGGTGTGGCGGGAGCTGTGATGGGCAGTCCCGTCTATTTGGTCAGTAgcgtcctcatcctcatcctcatcctcaggCTCTTCAAATATTCAATTATGTACTCGAGATCGTACCTACCTGACTTTACAGGGAACACCCGCCTTCATAGTcacagattcacctatttgcggtTTACCCTCACTTTCTGCAACGCTCCGAGacgccaccagatggcgccaaatccCCGGTTAATAGGAAAGTAGCAATAGGCCTCTTCAGCGTGCCGTCACGTGGGCTTCTGGGTGTCGTTTGACCAATTCATTTCATTTCGGCGATGAGATTGTTTGAAAAAACACCTTAATTCAGACAGTTGACGTGATCATGGCGGGACTGGCCAATTCAGTGAAAAGTTCCTCCCGGAAACATGTTTTCGCTGCCGGAATCCGTTTTTTCACACGGACGTTTATTGCAGACGGAAGCAGTGTTGCGCCAATGAtacattttgccacaaaaaCGTCTGGAAGTGATTTTAAGACGCTGTTAATGTATGTGCAATATTGATGTAACATGATAAGTATGCATGAGCTCAATGGcagttagctttttttttttttttttttagtgtgctaatgctaatcgcgatttctaaacatttagcattttgctcTCTCAGCTTCTATTCACCAAATTTGTACCATATACTCACTGCCGACATATGCGGTCCACGGATTGAAGTCCGTCCCtcataaatgataataaaatatatgttaGGGGTAAAAATTAGGACAAttgatcaataatcaataggagaatGGATTGTAAAAAGCTTCGGTCGTGACAACCCACCGAGGAAGTagtacatctcgactgagagacatcTTTGTATGTCGAGGCAGAGCTAAATATagtctgggttgttagtgggAGTTCCTTCGCTGTATGTGCACACACATGCCCACCTTCAAATCATcggcatttatttttaagggtaatgtaagatgagtttgaaatgatattgaaGTATTTTGGGGGTGAtagtttgtggtgtatttacATGTTAAACTATTAATCCAGGAAATTGTGTATCTATTTTACCTGTGCGACAGGTAAAGACTCATTTGCAGAGTCAGTCTTCTGCCTCCATTGCGGTGGGACACCAGCACAAACACCAGGTACCACACATGCTGGAGATTATACGCAATGTTTcctaacctttatggagccaaaaaTGTCGTGGTacgccaccaaacaaaaaaggtaACAAAAGGTTACACTAACGTCAAATATGAGCCTcagctccataaaggttgggaaacccACCGCGGAAGAATGAAATCCGTCCGGAATCTCAATATGTGTCCCGACGTTTCCGTTCCTCCTCCCAAAAGGGAACGTGCCATGCGCTGGCGGCCATTTATAAGGAGCACGGCGTTCGAGGACTGTGGCGGGGCGCTAGCGCCGCCATACCGAGGGTCAGCGTGGGCTCGGCGTCTCAACTCTCCACCTTCTCCTCAGCCAAAGAGCTGGTGCTCGATCTTCAGGTTGGAACACGTGACGGCCACTTGCCGGCCAGTTTTGGCTTTTCAAATATCGGTTGGTGTGCAAGTGTCCAATCATTTGCAGTGGAAGCGCTTCTTGTAACGGGGACGAAGCTGCAGGCAGTGCAACCTTCTGGAACAGAAATGTGAAACCTCTCAGTGTCCTCGCGGCCCCCCAGGCTGAAAACACAGAGCTTACATAACTCGGACAGCAAGAGTTTCCAGGCCGCGAATTTAACGGCTTCTCAAAACAAAATGCGCGCAGCAAAAGAGTGACGATGACACGGGCGTCGTTAGACCACTTCCCCCTTTCCGCCCTCCCTCATGCAACTGGTCAAACTAGTCAGAGCTGTCTGTCGTCTTCCTCACAGAAACACACCCTTTTCTTTCTATTCATTAACCACGCTGCTTGGTTATATTTCTTTTGAATATAGCAAGAACGGCTCACTCAAGCTGTTGGGTCAAAGGTCAAATAGTTTGGATGGTGCGGCGGGTTTCCACCTCCTGTCCAGCTAAACATTTGAAGACAGGCAAAACGTGTCAATGGGGGTGAGTGGGCATCGATACTAATAATAGAAGTACAGTATTCACTGCACTGGCGAGTTGCATAGCAGTGCCTACatcgcaggtgtcaaactcaaggcccgcggGCCGGATCCGGTGCTCCAACGGCCTTTTGTATGGCCCACAAAAGTTAGCCACGTTTTCCTTGAGTTGTGTTTTGAActggccattaaaaaaaaaaatgctaacaacCAAACGCAGGGCAAATGATGTACTGTGATGGGGCGGTTTGTGTTTTCCCACCAGAGGTAAGGGACAAGCCTCACGCTTTTGCCATCTGGAGGTAAGGGACAAGCCTCACGCTTTTGCCATCCGCGTCGTCCGTAAACGAACACGGTGGAGCTTAACGTCTGGCTCACGGACATGATGccgaaaaaaaattgtcattttattttttttcgctgACAAAGAAACGCAACTCCCAACAGCATTTGAAAAGTTTCTCCCAGGCTCTTCAGATAGAGCCAAAGCaatgacaaattattattattattagtctctatagcataataattcacacTGTTCAAACTTTTAGTTTTGCACGTCTCTGCATTcttaattactttttaaaaaaaaaaaaaaaaaaaaaaaaaggacaaacaacAGATGATTTAAGTTGTTTCATTTGGAACGTGTTCCGGTTTATACAAAACATaagcagtttgttttgcattttattcccTTACTGCACCCAACGCGATCCAAACCTGACCTAAAATGTAACGTATGCACCAAACCgtattttgtgtttgtactGTTACACCCGTGGCGAATAAAACCGACCCCTGGGCGGTGACCCCAAACTACGAGGTTTCCTAcgatgaaataaaaacatttcacagcCCTGGTCGACATAGttcaggtctttttttttttcctggactCTGTTAGAATGtagcgggttttttttttttttctttcatcctCCTCAGGTGTTTGCAAAGGACAGCTGGTTGGTGGCGCTGAGCGCCGGCATGATCAGCAGCGTGGCGGTGGCGCTGGCGATGACGCCTTTCGACGTGGTGAGCACGCGGCTCTACAACCAGCCGGTGGATCAGCGGGGCAAGGTGAGCGCTCGCTGGCCGCGTGTGAAACGGGAATGCATGAATGAATCATTACAGAAGAGGGGCTTGTGTTCACTCGGTGGCCGTCTTCAGCGGTTCTCATGTCAACAGCCGTGTGGCCAAAGAGCAGAATCTTAAAGGCGGCATTCTTAATTTGGGTTGAGTAAAAGTCAGGTTCCTGCTAAGGTTaggaggttgttgttttttttattttgaatccacAGAGTGCTATATCAACGTTATATTGCATCCACATTTTGCGACACGCATGTCTGCCATGTAAATCTGAGGTTGATAACGATCAGCTTTTCAAAGTGTATTTATTCACTGTGTTGCTCTCGCGTGTGGGGCAGGAGAGCCGCAATCGTCGGTGAACTTTTCCGTTTCTATATTAAATCCCGGGAGAACAATAAAACACGCCAACACAAATGAGCACACCGGCTGACGTGACGCCCCGCTTCTGTAACACACCGACACTACTTTACGTAAATTGTATTCTATATTTGACCTCCCCCCGCAAGACATTTGTCAATATGTATTGACTGCATTTAACTGACAGttgcaaataaatgaataacagAAAAAAGCATTAGCCTTTCGTATACAATATAATGATCAAGTTTGTATCCGAGCTAAAAGTTCCTTTTTCATCCTTTTAGGGGCTGCTTTACAAAGGCTTTACTGACTGCTTTTCTAAGACCCTGAAAAGGGAGGGCCTAACGGGACTCTACAAAGGTTTGGGAGCATCTTATTTCCGGATTGGTCCTCACACCATTCTTTCCTTGTTCTTTTGGGATGAACTGCGCAAATTGTACCAGCCGTTCAGATAACACCGGGACGTTGGAAATGGTGATTCGTGATGCTGCGAGCCACAGGATTCAAGGAATTCTCATTAAAGGAGTAACTTATATGATGAGGTTAAAGAAAAACCAGGGCTGGTTTTTCTTTCTCTTGAGAGGAAGggtcatatttaaaaagaacCACAGTCGCGTGAAAAATGTTGCACACTTTTATGTACAATGGCCAGCCCCTGACCGCATCAAATGTGGCTCACGACTGTTCAAATTGAGCGGATGGCCATACTCGTGGCGTGCTACCTCCAACATTATATATCATTCTATGCCAACCGAGCAaagcctgcaaaaaaaaaaaaagaatcccactaGTTCCAACTACGTCTCCAGAGATTTCATATTTGTGAAGATAATTTTGAACTCCCATTTCACGGACATAGGTGCCATCATGAACTGCTTTATCATCAGCAAATCGTtaaaaggtttttatttattcttttactGTAAAATCCATGACTAATGTTCACAACAAAGGCTTGacctatttgctttttttttgtttttttaaatatctgacACCAGTATCAGAACTTTTATACATTGATAATACTGTGCATCCTTTTGTGATCTGGAAGCCTTTTTCTTTGGGTGACTTCgtaatgtactgtacaattTACGTGTGCAATTAGCATTCGTGTAGCTAGATTTCCAACACACCTTTCCAGACGTTACTGAATAATGAAACATTAAGGAAATTCCTGTTATGCTGTTGCTTagcctttttattttcaattttttagaTCAAATCAGATTAGCAACTGTGAAGTTAGCGTCGTGTTGGCTTTAAGCACATTTGACTTCTAACTGTACCACTAAATAGCTGTTACATGCAGCAACATGTCaattgaatgtgaatgtgatgcCAACTCCTCTGTCTTGATTGGGGAAACTACTATTTGTGGACAGGGGAcaagaaatgcaaataaatcaTCTTTTGACCTGACACTCTCATGAATGTTTAgctttacatatatatatatatatatatatatatgctttacaaatacacacattttaaaaaatgtgcacttTTATGAACGAATGGTCAGGACAAAGAACTCACTCCTGTATGTATTACACAGAAGACGTCTGTAAGACACAGTTCATGTATGAGCTACGTATTGTTTATCAACCCAAACTGAAAACTTACAAGGGTTTCCCAGAAGTCAGGTTTTCTTTATCGGCTggcacacaaaataaatcaaaaacgttttgtttttttgtacttaaATGTGAACGTCCACATACATGACTATCTCCACTTCTTCTACATGGACAACGTTTGGAAATTGTTCTCATCGTAAACCTCATACGGCAGAACAGTGACCTAGAGGTTGGCgtgtctgccgcacagttctgaggttttgggcCCAGCTCTcagctgtgcttgtgtgggcttTCTCCCTGTTCTTCAGGACTCAATCTGGTTTTCTCTGTCCTCCATCTTTGCtcagtcttctttttttggaCTAGTTTTGTTGCTCCCATAGCAGAGGACCTGAGCCAGCAGGATGCAGCTGAAGCAGGCTGACACGAGGTAGCTAGCGGTTGCAAGAGACTTAGCTGTGTCctacaaaaacaaagttcaaTTCGCCTAATTAGTGGCAGCCGGCGATGATAAGTGCAAAAAGATGTTTTCGTCCTATGGACATGCCTGCAGCGAAACAAACATGAGGCCCAGGGAGGCTGCGCAAGACAGCAAAACAGACGTGGAGGACATCTGACCCGTGTGGCCCTTTTTAAAGTTACTTCCTGCCTGCAGAGCCTGGAAACAGCCAATGAAGTACGCCACATTTTCATTATACATTTCGCACTACTCGAATAAGTTGACTTTGTAAATGAAACTTCTCATGCCGTTCATTACCTTGCTTGCAATTATTGCTGCCAAACTGGAAGACTGCATTGCCGAGATGACTGGCGCAGGTGCATGAGTCATGAGTCTGCGCATGACTGGCGCAGGTGCATGCTTTTAAACCACCGTAAGCCAACACAAACAGAATTCCTgtcacataaacaaaaacaaacccccccccaaaaaaaaaaaaaaaaaaaaaaaagggggtgagAGGGTGTGACGTCGAGACGTCGAGGTTAAAAATGGTCACGTAATCCGGCTACAAGTAAGCACTGCCACAAGGTGGAGCTCGTGCTTTGTTGTCTGTTGGCTTGGCCCGGCTGATTCCCAAACTTTTTACAACCGCCACAAAATATTAAGGGCCAAcgttaaattacagttgcataATGGGCCCAGTTTGTCATCAAAAACGAGGCACAggttttattctgaaaaaaatgtaagccattgtaacattatgcacagtttgaacatgaacacagCACTTAAATTTAGGAAATAAACAAAGAACTTGTACTTAAATAGCGATTCAATGAAAGACTTGTTCGTAAAAGTTCCAAATGTTTCCTATATAAATGGTAGATAAAAGGGAATGTATTTTACTTAAatgttaaacacaactgaactgtacttaacaattGTCCTGCACCATTAGAACGTTGAATTCAGCGATTCTTTGCACGGCGCTTTGAGAATCACCGCTTTTGGCGACAATTGCTTACCTTCCAAGACACTGTCGTCATTTGTCACAAAGTCGAAGTGTTGACCGATGTGACTGGTTTGCATGTCTTTTCGAATACCCAAGACATAGATTTACACACGCAGGACTCGGGAGGGGTTTCTGCTCACCTCTAACGGTGTCTCCCCGATAATGCAGGATGAGGAAGAcaatcgtcgtcgtcgtctggATGCTCAAGAAAAGCCTTTCACCCCAGGCGCTGTTGTAAAAGGGATGCGAAATGACAAACCGTCAGGTCGCAGCAGCGTTCTTTAAACATGAACAAACTTGTAACTAGGTGAAacatcttttttgttgttgttctggaTAATTACACAGTATGTACTGCTTCGGCTGCAGGCTACTACTAGCAAATACCGCAGCACGCTTCTGCAGGAAGCTAAGAGTCACACGGCCGAAAGGTCAAACTCGAGAAGCTTGGACAAACTGCCACAATCATAAACAAGCGCTTTATCATCAATTCTGCTTTTCCTGAGACAACAATGCTCGTTCGCCGttgaatatttattattgtgggtttttttttttttttttcagtggtgtagaactcTACTGCATAATACTGTCAgggctgtttctaatattttgatcattttttgaATGACATCGGAGGGCCAAGATTACGGTTAATTCCAGCAAATAAAAGTGCTGGTCTTACGTATTTACTGATGGACCAATTTTGGTGTAACGATATCATCGATATGCATCACTTGGTGGTTAATGACTTACAAAAGTGGGAAGTCGCGGGCCGCGGCGAATAGGACGGGTCCAGACGAGGCGTAAAGTTGCAGCAGGACGGAAGCTGGACACGAGCCCTCCGCATTTCGTCTCCAGAGAATCCGCAGCAGCTGCAGGAGCTGAGCTGCGGGCGCGACGCAGACGGGCGTCACGCTCAGCTCCGCGGGCGGCGGTGAACTCAAATACGAAACGTCGGTGGGTTCGGGGCCGGTTGAAACATTCCAAAGCAAAAATCCCAATTCACCACTGTTTGgtcagcaaaaaagaaaatgatgattCTCATGACTTAACATTTATTGTGTGCGTATAACAGGATTCATTACTGCTAGAACATCAACATAATGGACTGTAAAGTGTACAGTGCACATATTTGTTTTATCTTTGGCCCAGGGCAGGGcagatactaaaaaaaaaaaaaaaaatacaattttgccTGCATTGCGCTACTTACCTTTTACACTGCGTGGCAAAGCAAGGGAAGAAGAAATGTGCTCTCGACTGTCACTTGGTTGCTTTCCACCAATTGCTCCACTTTCTACTCTGTGCCAAGGTCATCTTAGTTCAGATTGCTCTTGTTTGGCTTCTATTCTCGTGGGATACGCTAAAGGGCTGCTGGCCAAACCCTAATCCTAAAAGAATCCTTGACGTCCTTCTCTCTTAGCTGTTTTCTTTAATGGATCTAAAAATAGTATATAATTGCTTGGCATAGCTTTACGTAGACGGATGGACCCTTGACCCCACCCCGGCTAAGCGAAAGAAAACAGAGGGAcggatactgtatgtactgtatagctGTGACCTTTGCTGGCCAGAagctgaccttgactatgtttgTTTACAGACTAGGCGTGTGTAGCTAGAGTGCAAGGCAGTTCAGTTTCTTGTCCTTCACCTAAtatgttctgtgtgggaacCCAAATACGCACGCAATTTGAACAGAAGTCGAAGATCATTTGTGGCATGCGGTCGGAGGCCGCGTAAAGTAACGCACAGGGCCCGGATCTGGCTCGtgggccttgggtttgacacctgtgctttaaggCAATAATGACATGTCGATAACCCCGCTACACTTTGTATCACTGAGCGACCTAAAAAGAGCAAattcaaactttaaaaaaaaaaaagtatctatcCGAAGGTGGGAAAGGTGCGTTTGTGCGTGCGGCGAGGTTTAGTGGGAATGATGACTTTCACGCCTTTGAAGCAGCATCACGTGACGTGTACATCAGCTCATCTGCcgcacaatcaatcaatcaatcaacaccGATCGCATCATTGGCTA carries:
- the slc25a35 gene encoding LOW QUALITY PROTEIN: solute carrier family 25 member 35 (The sequence of the model RefSeq protein was modified relative to this genomic sequence to represent the inferred CDS: deleted 1 base in 1 codon), with product MMMMMMMDFLLSGAAACGACLVTNPLEVVKTRMQLQGELKSRGSYRVYYRNVFHAFYTIAKVDGVAGLQKGLVPGLWYQFCMNGVRLGSYAVIESSGNIHTDGRVSGPKTVAAGAAAGVAGAVMGSPVYLVKTHLQSQSSASIAVGHQHKHQGTCHALAAIYKEHGVRGLWRGASAAIPRVSVGSASQLSTFSSAKELVLDLQVFAKDSWLVALSAGMISSVAVALAMTPFDVVSTRLYNQPVDQRGKGLLYKGFTDCFSKTLKREGLTGLYKGLGASYFRIGPHTILSLFFWDELRKLYQPFR
- the LOC133416243 gene encoding LOW QUALITY PROTEIN: mannose-P-dolichol utilization defect 1 protein-like (The sequence of the model RefSeq protein was modified relative to this genomic sequence to represent the inferred CDS: deleted 1 base in 1 codon) produces the protein MSSSPVQNFFVTHLMPEKCYARLFVNFNLHVPCLTLFLNKIIGSWILLDIVFAQLLQLLRILWRRNAEGSCPASVLLQLYASSGPVLFAAARDFPLFAWGERLFLSIQTTTTIVFLILHYRGDTVRGILFVLAYGGLKACTCAVMRRLMTHAPAPVISAMQSSSLAAIIASKALQAGSNFKKGHTGQMSSTSVLLSCAASLGLMFVSLQACP